One Magnetococcales bacterium genomic window, CGGTCAGCATCACCTTTTTACCGTAGGTGTAGACACCGAAGGAGATGGCGATGGCCCCGATGAAAAAGAGCTGCTGCAGGCCGGTGACGCCGCCGAAATCCTTGAAGGGATTGGCGCCGATGAAGACGCCCATCACATTGGCGATGTTGTTGGCCCCCAGGGAGTAGGAACCCAGCACGCCGGCGATGATCAGCGCGATGCGGATCAGGGCGTCCTGCCGGACCAGATGCACGTTTTGGCGGTGAACCCACCAAAGTACGCCCTGATACATGAAGTAGCTGAAGATGGCGGTGAGAACCGGGCTGAGGAACCAGGTGCCGATGATGGTCTTGAAGACGCTGAAGTCGGTGGCCATGCCGGTGAAGAAGTTCCAGCCGATGATGGCGCCGACGATGGCCTGGGTGGTGGAAACCGGCAGCCCCAGCACGGTCAGCCAGGCCACCACCGCCGCTGCGGAGAAGGCCGCCACGAAGGCTCCGCCCAGGGCGTTGATGTCACCCAGTTTGGACAGGGTGTGGGCCGCGCCCGCGCCGCTGATCACCGCTCCCAGCATGACGAAAATGGAGCAGATCAACGCTGCGGTGGTAAACTTGATCATGCGGGTGCCAACCGCCGTACCGAAGACGTTGGCTGCGTCGTTGGCCCCCAGGGACCAGCCCAGGAACAGGCCGCTGGAGAGGTATAAGAAGATTGTCAGGTCCATTACGGATTACTCCTGTTCCTAGTCCAGCCGCTTGATGGTATAGATGCCCAGCATGTCGGCCACGTCCTCGGCGACGTCGGCCAGGTTGTCGATCTTTTCCACGAAGTAGCGGAGCTGGTTCTTCTCGGCGAGCTGCATGGAAGACTGGAAGATGTTCTTCTTGAGTTTGGTGGCGGCCTGATCGGCCTCCTTCTCGAAGAGCATGACCTTGTGCAGGTTATCGCGCACCGAGTTGATGTCGCGCAGGAAAGCGCGGGCGGAGATGACGCCGTACTCCACGGCGGAGGCCACATGCTCCATGAGTTGTTGGATGTCGGCCTTCAATTCGGCGGGGATGACGGGTGCCTCGGTATCGAGGGCCAGGATGTTCTCTTCCATGCCGTTGAGCAGTTGGTCCAGATCCTCCAGCAGGCTCAACACGTCCCCGCGAAAGTCGGGGATCAGGGCCATGGTGTAGAGTTCGGTTTCAAGGGTGCGGCGCAGGCTGTCACCCTTTTTTTCGTGGTCCACAACCTGTTGCAGCTTCTGCTTGAATTCGGAACTGGCGGCGCCTCGGTCCAGATAGGCTTGCCAACCCGATTTCAGCAGCAGTCCACCCTCGGAGATGGTGTTCAGAAACTCGTCGAATTGCAGTTCAATCTCTTTCGTTTTGCCAAACAGATTCAAAGACGGCATACCCATGACTCAATCCTCCTGATGGTTTTGTACACGACTGAAGCCACTCACAAAGCAGAGGATGTGCCACGACGCGATTGGCAAATAAAGTAGCCTGAAATCAGTATGTTGAAGGAACATTTTTGTCCGATTCCCGGCCCTTTGGGGTGTAATCAAACGAAGACCGGTCAGGGGAAAGGTGAATAATATCCGAGTATTTTCAACAGGTTTCGAACGTTCCGATTTCGATGTGTGTTACGCTGGGTTACACCGTTGCACTGGCTTCCCCTTGCGGGAGGCTTGTCGACGGAGAGATTGGCCAAATCGTCCGGCAAAATGTTAAACTGCCCGACAAGGCGGGGGGAGCGGGTTGCAAGGAGTCCGTGACGGCAAACACACCGAAGCGGAGGATGTATTTTTCCGGCGAAGCGTCGCTGGATTCCGGATCCGGAACCCCCACGGTAACCCCCTGTTCATCTTCGGATTCGGAACGGCCAGAACCATGAACTTTCGCTCACGATTCGCCCTGCTCTGCAGTCTCTTCCTGATACTGGTGGTCGGTTGCGAAACCGTTCCCCTCACCGGGCGCAGTCAGCTCTCGCTGATTTCGGACAGTGAACTCTTCAGCCTCAGCTTCAAGCAGCACAAGGCCTTTCTGAAGGAGAACCGACCGTTGCGCAATTCGGCGGACGCCGAGATGGTGAAGCGGGTGGGGCGGCGTATCCAGGGGGCGGTGGAGCGCTACATGGAGCAGCAGGGTCAGAAGCAGCGCCTGGCCAACTACCAGTGGAGTTTCGACCTGGTCGAGGATGACGAGATCAACGCCTTCTGCATGCCCGGCGGCAAAGTGGTTTTTCTCACGGGCATTCTGGAATATACCCGGGACGAAGAGGGGGTGGCGGCGGTGATGGGGCATGAAATCGCCCACGCCATCGCCAACCACGGCGGCGAGCGCATGAGCCAGTCGTTGCTGGTGGAAGTGGGTGCCGCCGTGCTGGAAGCCGCCACCGAAGACAGCAAGGCCGGGCCCCTCCTGGGGTTGGCCTACGGTTTGGGAACACAGTTCGGGGTCATGCTGCCCTTCAGCCGGCTGCACGAATCGGAAGCCGACCACATGGGCCTGATCTTCATGGCCATGGCCGGGTATGATCCCTCCAAGGCGGTCGATTTCTGGAAGCGCATGAGTCAGAAAGGGCAGAGCGTGCCGGAATTTTTCAGCACCCATCCCTCCGATGAAACCCGCATCGAGGAGATCCGGAAACTGCTGCCCAAGGCCCTGCCGATCTACGCGGAACACCGGCAGGATCACCCCTCCGCCGATGTGGAGAATCAGCAGGAGAAGCCCCACTTCCTGAAAAAACGCCAGGAGGAGACCGCCCGCAACCGGACGGAGGGGCAGGAAAAGAAGGCCCCCGCCCTGAGGAAACGCCCGGCGGACTCCCCGTCCGGGGATGAGGAACAGGAGAAACCCCGTCCCCTGAAGAAACGCCCGGCGGACCTCTCCGGCGACGAAGCCGACGCGGAGCGGAGACCCCGTCTGAAAAAAGCATCCCCCGACATCGCCCGGGACGAGGACGAAGCCACGGAGAGGGGGCCGCGTGTGGTGAAAAAACGTGCTGCGAAACCTTCCCCGGAGGTTTCGCAGGAAGAGGATGAGGAAGAGGATGAGGAGGAAAGCGAGGAGGAGTGAGGGCCCGGCGGGGGCGGGATGCTCTGAGGAATTGCACTGCACGGGAACCCCGTGCCATACTGACCCCCCAAACGAATCAGCCCAACCCAGGAGGGGGGAGTGGAAGCAATGGAAGCGGGGTCCCGGACGGTTGCCTCATGGGTGGAGGAGTGCGCACGGCGCTTGACGGAGGCGGGTGTCTGCTTCGATAACGGCTTGCAGACGGCGGAAGCCGAAGCCGAATACCTGGTTTGCAAGGTGTGCGGCATCCCCTTCGAAGAGACCGAAGAGCTGGAGACGGTTGTCGTCGGCGCGGAACAGTCGGCGGCGGTGGAGAGTTGGCTGGAACGCCGCATACGGGAGCGGCTGCCGCTTTTTTACATGACCCGCGAGGCTTTTTTCGCCGGGCGCAGCTACTTCGTGGACGAGCGGGTGCTGCTGCCCCGTTCGCGCATCGAAAACCTGGTCGATGACCCGGAGGCGCTGGAGGAGTGGCTCGGACATGTGGAGGTGCGCCGCATTCTGGATCTGGGCTGCGGCTGCGGCTGTCTGGCGGTCTCCTTCGCGGAACGCTTTCCCCTGGCTCAGGTCGATGCGGCGGACATTTCACCCGGCGCGTTGAAGGTGGCCGGGGCCAATCTGCGCCGCCACGGCATGGAGGGGCGCGTCCGCCTGATGCGCTCCGATCTGTTTCAGGGACTCGGCAAGGCCCGTTACGATCTGATCGTCACCAATCCCCCCTATGTCTCCCGCGAGGAGTTCGAGTCTCTGCCCCCCGAATACCATCACGAACCCTCCATCGCCCTCAAGGCCGGAGAGGACGGACTCGACCTGGTTCGCGCCATCCTGTCGCAGGCTCCCGACCATCTGGAAGAGGGGGGCGTGCTGATCTGCGAAACCGGGGATGCCGGTCAGGAGCGGCTGCAGGAAGCCCTGCCGGAGTTGATGCTCGAATGGCTGCCGTTCCATTTCGGGGCCAGCGGCGTCTTTCTGGTCAGCCGGGAGGAGCTTCTTGATTGGCGGGAGGCGAATGGAAACGTTTTACTTCCGCTGCCGAATCGGTAAAGTAGGGGTATAGGGATATCATTTTCGGAGTCTGGCGTTCGGGAGCGTTTGGATGAACAAGTTGCAAGCCTTGCAACCCGTTCTGGATTTCATCGAGGGAAAACACGCGGACCAGAAACAGGCCCGCACGGTGTTGCGGGAATTCCTCTTCAAACGATCCCTGGGGCCGGACGAGGAGGAACTGCCGGCCATTCGTCTGCTGGTCTCCCTGCTGGTCAACGGCATCAAACCGATACTGACCCTGGACGCCCGCCAGAACGAGCATCTGGAACGCCTGGTGCGCCGCTTGAAACGGGGTTTGGCCGAGGCGGAACAGGAGGCCATGCTCGAGGAGTTGCGCGTGGTTTCCCAATGGTTGCGGGAGGCCATGTTTCCGGCCAAAGCCGCCGTCGCGGCGGTGGAGACGCCGGCCATCGCCGAGGTCGTCAGCCCCCCGCCGGTCGTCGGCATCTCCCCGGACTTCGTCAATCGCACGCTGCCGCGCCTGCTTCAGGGATTGATGAGTTTCTCCGAAGGCGAGGAGAATCTCATCGCCGAGGGACGGCGTTTCCTGGAGGAGATGGCGCTCACCCAGGGGCGGTTCTGGGAGGATATCGCCGGCTATTCGGCCAAGGTGGTGACCCAGGCCCAGTCCCGCCGCCAGGCCTGGGAATCGGAACGGGTGGCCTTTCTGGATCTGGTGGCGGAACTGGCGTTTCTGCTCAAGGAGGTGGGACGGGGCACCAGCGGCATGGACGAGCAGTTGGGACGCACCATCGGACGCCTGCAGGGCAGCGCCACCATCGAGGATCTGCAGACCCTGCGTGCCGTCCTCATGTCCGAGGCCCACGCCCTGAAAAACCAGACGGAAAGCGTCAACCGTCAGTTGGCGGAGACCCAGACCCGTCTGCACGAAACGCGGCAACGCCTGGAAAGCATGGAAGAGGAGTTGGACAAGACCCGTCGGGAGAGCATGACCGATCCTCTGACCCGAGTGGCCAACCGTCGGGCGCTGGACCAGATTCTGGAGCGGGAGGTGGCCCGTGGCAACCGCTATCGCCTGGCCATGGCCATGGTGTTGATCGATCTGGACCATTTCAAGAAGGTCAACGATACCTACGGCCACCCGGTGGGCGACAAGGTGCTTTCCACGGTGGCGGATCGCATGTCCAAGCTGTTGCGCAAGTGCGATTTTCTGGCCCGTTTCGGTGGTGAGGAGTTCGCCATCCTCCTGCCCGAAACCACCGTGGAGGATGCCATCACCACCGCCGAAAAACTGCGACAGGAGGTGGCGTCGTTGCGCTTTCGCACCACCAGCCGGGTGTTGCAGGTCACGGCGAGCTTCGGTATCTGCGGCCTGGGGCCGGATACCGATACCATCGAGGAGTTCATCAAAGGCGCGGATGAAGCCTTGTACCAGGCCAAAGCCCAGGGTCGCAACCGGGTGGTGGCCGCTCCCGTTCCCGTTTGGGACGGCTGAGGGGGGAGGTGCCGGTGCTGGGAATCATTCCTTCCTCGTTGATGGATGACTACCTCTACTGTCGCGAGATCGTTCGCCAGCACAAGGAGAATTTTCCGGTCGGTTCTCTGTTGGCGCCGCGCCGCATTCGCCACCATTTGCACGCGGTCTACGCCTTCGCCCGTCTGGCCGACGACTTTGCCGATCTGGCGGGGCGCGACGTGGACGAAAAACTCAACCTGCTGGACGGCTGGTCCAATCGTCTGATGGAGGCTCGGGACGGTCGTCCGGATCATCCGGTATTCCGCGCCCTGGGACACACCCTGAAGGTGACCGGCCTGCCGTTGGCGCCGCTGCAGGATCTGCTGGTGGCCTTTCGCCTGGATGTGACCAACAAACGCTACAATACCCTCTTCGAACTGGAAGATTACTGCCGCTACTCGGCCCGCCCGGTGGGTCGGGTGGTGCTGCACCTGTCGGGGGAGTCGCGTCCCGAGACGCTGGCCTGGTCCGATGCCATCTGCACCGGATTGCAGTTGGTCGATCATTGGCAGGATCTGGGTCAGGATCCCTGGAAGGGGCGTCCCCTCTATTGTCCCATGGAGGTGATGTACCGCTTCGGGGTGAACGAGAAGCAGATTCTGGAGCGGCGCTTCAACCCGGCGGTGGGGGCCATGATGATGGAGTTGGTGGATTACGCCCGCCAATTCTTCCGGCTGGGGGAGCCTTTGTTGACCTCCGTCGCCTGGCCCTTGAGCCTGG contains:
- a CDS encoding DUF47 family protein; translated protein: MGMPSLNLFGKTKEIELQFDEFLNTISEGGLLLKSGWQAYLDRGAASSEFKQKLQQVVDHEKKGDSLRRTLETELYTMALIPDFRGDVLSLLEDLDQLLNGMEENILALDTEAPVIPAELKADIQQLMEHVASAVEYGVISARAFLRDINSVRDNLHKVMLFEKEADQAATKLKKNIFQSSMQLAEKNQLRYFVEKIDNLADVAEDVADMLGIYTIKRLD
- a CDS encoding M48 family metalloprotease — its product is MNFRSRFALLCSLFLILVVGCETVPLTGRSQLSLISDSELFSLSFKQHKAFLKENRPLRNSADAEMVKRVGRRIQGAVERYMEQQGQKQRLANYQWSFDLVEDDEINAFCMPGGKVVFLTGILEYTRDEEGVAAVMGHEIAHAIANHGGERMSQSLLVEVGAAVLEAATEDSKAGPLLGLAYGLGTQFGVMLPFSRLHESEADHMGLIFMAMAGYDPSKAVDFWKRMSQKGQSVPEFFSTHPSDETRIEEIRKLLPKALPIYAEHRQDHPSADVENQQEKPHFLKKRQEETARNRTEGQEKKAPALRKRPADSPSGDEEQEKPRPLKKRPADLSGDEADAERRPRLKKASPDIARDEDEATERGPRVVKKRAAKPSPEVSQEEDEEEDEEESEEE
- the prmB gene encoding 50S ribosomal protein L3 N(5)-glutamine methyltransferase — protein: MEAGSRTVASWVEECARRLTEAGVCFDNGLQTAEAEAEYLVCKVCGIPFEETEELETVVVGAEQSAAVESWLERRIRERLPLFYMTREAFFAGRSYFVDERVLLPRSRIENLVDDPEALEEWLGHVEVRRILDLGCGCGCLAVSFAERFPLAQVDAADISPGALKVAGANLRRHGMEGRVRLMRSDLFQGLGKARYDLIVTNPPYVSREEFESLPPEYHHEPSIALKAGEDGLDLVRAILSQAPDHLEEGGVLICETGDAGQERLQEALPELMLEWLPFHFGASGVFLVSREELLDWREANGNVLLPLPNR
- a CDS encoding diguanylate cyclase, which translates into the protein MNKLQALQPVLDFIEGKHADQKQARTVLREFLFKRSLGPDEEELPAIRLLVSLLVNGIKPILTLDARQNEHLERLVRRLKRGLAEAEQEAMLEELRVVSQWLREAMFPAKAAVAAVETPAIAEVVSPPPVVGISPDFVNRTLPRLLQGLMSFSEGEENLIAEGRRFLEEMALTQGRFWEDIAGYSAKVVTQAQSRRQAWESERVAFLDLVAELAFLLKEVGRGTSGMDEQLGRTIGRLQGSATIEDLQTLRAVLMSEAHALKNQTESVNRQLAETQTRLHETRQRLESMEEELDKTRRESMTDPLTRVANRRALDQILEREVARGNRYRLAMAMVLIDLDHFKKVNDTYGHPVGDKVLSTVADRMSKLLRKCDFLARFGGEEFAILLPETTVEDAITTAEKLRQEVASLRFRTTSRVLQVTASFGICGLGPDTDTIEEFIKGADEALYQAKAQGRNRVVAAPVPVWDG
- the hpnC gene encoding squalene synthase HpnC, giving the protein MLGIIPSSLMDDYLYCREIVRQHKENFPVGSLLAPRRIRHHLHAVYAFARLADDFADLAGRDVDEKLNLLDGWSNRLMEARDGRPDHPVFRALGHTLKVTGLPLAPLQDLLVAFRLDVTNKRYNTLFELEDYCRYSARPVGRVVLHLSGESRPETLAWSDAICTGLQLVDHWQDLGQDPWKGRPLYCPMEVMYRFGVNEKQILERRFNPAVGAMMMELVDYARQFFRLGEPLLTSVAWPLSLELGLTWEGGMALLDGIEALGGNTLRKRPRLSNSDLASCWWRAMQRVIA